A stretch of alpha proteobacterium HIMB59 DNA encodes these proteins:
- a CDS encoding tripartite ATP-independent periplasmic transporter, DctQ family (PFAM: Tripartite ATP-independent periplasmic transporters, DctQ component), translating to MPNLFIIYVHFIDKITDIIGRITMYTVFVMMGILVLSFVTRNIINFPLLWIIEMAQFIMTGYYLMGGAYSMKENQHVRMDLVYGNLSEKNKARMDLFTSVFLIFYLVVLLIGSYNSLVYTLETNKRLFTAWAPYVWPISSIMFLGILLMILQTFSTVFKDYAKVKGLKI from the coding sequence ATGCCAAATCTATTTATTATTTATGTTCATTTCATCGATAAAATAACAGACATAATTGGCAGGATTACTATGTATACAGTCTTTGTCATGATGGGCATCCTGGTATTATCTTTCGTAACCAGAAATATCATAAACTTTCCATTACTTTGGATTATTGAAATGGCTCAATTTATTATGACTGGCTACTATTTGATGGGTGGAGCATACTCGATGAAAGAAAATCAACATGTCCGCATGGATCTTGTTTATGGAAATTTATCTGAGAAAAATAAAGCTCGAATGGATTTGTTTACAAGTGTATTTCTAATTTTTTATCTCGTAGTCTTATTAATCGGTTCATACAATAGTTTGGTTTACACTTTAGAGACAAACAAAAGACTATTTACTGCTTGGGCGCCGTATGTATGGCCTATCAGCAGTATTATGTTTTTAGGAATTTTATTGATGATTCTTCAAACATTTTCAACAGTATTTAAAGACTATGCAAAGGTTAAGGGTCTAAAAATTTAA